The Streptomyces sp. NBC_01317 genomic interval CGAGGTGGATCTGCTTGAGGGGCTTGTCGGGCTTGCTCATCTCACGTCCTCGATGCTCGGGGGTCGGCGCCGGGTCAGGCGGTGGCGGGGGAGGTGGCGCTGGTGGCGGTCGCGGTCGTGGTCGCGTACCGGTTGGCGGGCCTGCCCAGCCCGAGCAGGCCGCGCAGCGTATCGGCCTCGTACTCCCGCCGGAACGCCCCCCGCGCCTGCAACGCGGGAACGAGCCCGCGGGTGAGGGCGAGCAGATCGTGCGGTACGGCGGCGGGCCGCAGCCGGAAGCCGGAGAGCCCGGCGGCCCGCCACTCCAGCAGCTGGTCCGCGAGCCCGGCCGGGGTACCGGTGAACACCGGCGCGTCCGACACGAAGGCCTCACCGGCCAGTTCGTCCAGCCGCTCCTTGCGCGCGACGGCCGCGGCCTCCGTCTCGTCCAGGAACACCACCAGGTCGCCGAAGACGTGCAGCGGCTCGCCGGCCCGTCCCGCGGCGTCCTGCTCGGCGCGGACCTCACTCACGACGGTCCGCGCCTGCTCGGCGTCGGACGGCGTCACGTAGACGACGTCGGCGGAGCGCGCGGCGAAGCGGTACGGCAGGGTGGCGTGCGCGAGGGCGGTGACGAGCGGCTGCCCTTGCGGCGGACGCGGGGTGATGGAAGGACCCTTGACGCTGAACCACTTGCCGGAGAAGTCGATGTAGTGCAGCCGGTCGCGGTCGACGAACCGGCCGGTCGCGGCGTCGCGGATCACCGCGTCGTCCTCCCAGCTGTCCCACAGCCTGCGGACCACTTCCACGTAGTCGGCGGCCTCGTCCAACAGATCCGCGACCAGCGCGACCGCCGCCGGTTC includes:
- a CDS encoding LLM class flavin-dependent oxidoreductase; the encoded protein is MPESAPLHLAIALDGAGWHPAAWRAPDARAADLLTPAYWLDLVQEAERGLVDFVTIEDSVGVQPARYDASDPGESPGRVRGRLDAVLTAARVAPLTRHIGLVPTVTVTHSEPFHASKAIATLDYVSAGRAGLRVQLSARPYEAALFGRRTFTLRFEDREEPAAVALVADLLDEAADYVEVVRRLWDSWEDDAVIRDAATGRFVDRDRLHYIDFSGKWFSVKGPSITPRPPQGQPLVTALAHATLPYRFAARSADVVYVTPSDAEQARTVVSEVRAEQDAAGRAGEPLHVFGDLVVFLDETEAAAVARKERLDELAGEAFVSDAPVFTGTPAGLADQLLEWRAAGLSGFRLRPAAVPHDLLALTRGLVPALQARGAFRREYEADTLRGLLGLGRPANRYATTTATATSATSPATA